One genomic segment of Rubripirellula amarantea includes these proteins:
- a CDS encoding SDR family NAD(P)-dependent oxidoreductase, with amino-acid sequence MSNLSGKRAVISGAARGIGLGIAVELCRLGAEVVIFDIGDASDAVKACEKVGGKAHQVRGDVSSESDVRDLMNQCVAKMGGLDIVVSNAAYSDRHLMLESDLDEFRKTIDISMWGAFYMTRFGSEKLVAAGNGGNIVVISSPHAHMPIPGAMAYNMSKAANDQMAKTAACELAQHNIRVNLIHPGWIDTPGERKFFEEETLMEEGKKIAMGRLGQPSDIARGVAFLCDPASEYITGSTLTIDGGIQLPFREMYRLEQNPQA; translated from the coding sequence ATGAGTAACTTGAGCGGAAAACGAGCCGTTATCTCCGGTGCTGCCCGCGGCATTGGCCTCGGAATCGCCGTCGAACTGTGTCGTCTCGGTGCCGAGGTTGTGATCTTCGATATAGGCGACGCAAGCGATGCGGTGAAAGCCTGCGAAAAAGTGGGCGGCAAAGCTCACCAAGTTCGCGGAGATGTTTCAAGCGAATCCGATGTCCGCGACTTGATGAATCAATGCGTCGCTAAAATGGGCGGCCTCGATATCGTGGTCAGCAATGCGGCCTACAGCGATCGTCATTTGATGTTGGAATCGGACCTCGATGAGTTCCGCAAGACAATCGACATCAGCATGTGGGGCGCGTTCTACATGACGCGTTTCGGTTCCGAGAAACTGGTTGCTGCCGGAAACGGTGGCAACATCGTCGTCATCAGCAGCCCGCATGCTCATATGCCGATCCCAGGTGCGATGGCCTACAACATGTCCAAAGCCGCCAATGACCAGATGGCAAAAACGGCGGCATGTGAATTGGCCCAACACAACATCCGCGTCAACCTGATTCACCCAGGATGGATTGACACCCCGGGCGAACGCAAATTCTTCGAAGAAGAAACACTGATGGAAGAGGGCAAGAAAATCGCCATGGGCCGACTTGGCCAGCCCTCGGACATTGCACGCGGGGTTGCCTTCCTTTGCGATCCAGCTAGCGAGTACATCACCGGCTCGACGCTAACCATCGACGGCGGAATACAGTTACCCTTTCGAGAAATGTATCGATTGGAACAAAACCCCCAGGCATGA
- a CDS encoding transglutaminase-like domain-containing protein, with product MSALRWLLVLWTGAAVQSFAEDSPNVIAHYVPNNTIKLACQQSDGTYVNVQKIHTTIEPSEQFQLVDGQWRGEEPGWEGRPDQLQTTYVGGWSIEVHYDDAAIDRLGHWKHSAVSGNDYAVLVGKHVPPGLTMPVHFATRDEKGCMLSRKFDPDRGATNYPETDWHAEDFDFVASKTTEILNQQGLSAPWTNHSRRELVSALANWIKDVRLSRIAVEDTLHPVDFLDDGRCYCGGAANTLVAMCSILQIPARYYGTMDHAFVEFQDDEGRWLFVENQPGTFMNMQLASPNPYDPATHQQLAQQWALNQQFDAVFEGGIIDVIADPQRYKLFDDPKLGWFYNWSCPATYRPDGSDTGADLVARPQVLHDWVFNLYTGYGDSEGDYIHKRSIFMGERLGSVYELAALYSPRRSDLPYVCRRRSDDQNVVFLTPWRDSHYGQWNNPTKIHAGIGNAIRKQFYLSDLDGVTKVVSAIILGPDGDLDLKIPTDGGKWHYEINGHRYPLAQAGGFNTTSNYQGTGMSVHRFEIPLAILNSSSQ from the coding sequence ATGTCGGCCTTGCGCTGGCTGCTCGTTCTTTGGACGGGGGCAGCGGTCCAATCGTTCGCTGAAGACTCGCCCAATGTGATCGCTCACTACGTACCGAACAACACCATCAAGCTCGCCTGCCAACAGAGCGACGGCACCTATGTGAATGTACAGAAAATTCACACCACGATCGAACCATCCGAACAGTTTCAACTTGTCGACGGTCAATGGCGAGGCGAAGAACCCGGATGGGAAGGCAGACCCGATCAATTGCAAACGACCTATGTTGGCGGATGGTCAATTGAGGTTCACTATGATGATGCCGCAATTGATCGGCTCGGGCATTGGAAGCATTCTGCGGTTTCAGGCAACGACTACGCGGTCCTGGTTGGAAAGCATGTTCCGCCCGGATTGACGATGCCAGTTCACTTCGCGACCCGCGACGAGAAAGGTTGCATGCTGTCGCGTAAGTTTGATCCCGACCGCGGCGCGACAAATTATCCCGAAACGGATTGGCACGCCGAAGACTTTGACTTTGTTGCCTCGAAGACAACCGAGATCCTGAATCAACAAGGCCTCTCGGCTCCCTGGACAAACCACTCGCGGCGTGAATTGGTCAGTGCTCTTGCCAACTGGATCAAAGACGTTCGGTTATCACGAATCGCCGTCGAAGACACTCTGCATCCGGTCGACTTCTTGGACGACGGACGATGTTATTGCGGCGGCGCGGCCAACACACTCGTTGCGATGTGCAGCATCCTGCAAATTCCGGCTCGCTACTACGGAACAATGGATCACGCGTTCGTTGAATTTCAAGACGATGAAGGACGTTGGTTGTTTGTCGAGAACCAGCCGGGCACGTTCATGAACATGCAACTTGCTTCGCCCAATCCTTACGACCCAGCCACGCATCAACAACTCGCTCAACAGTGGGCGCTAAACCAGCAGTTCGATGCGGTGTTTGAAGGTGGAATCATCGACGTCATCGCTGACCCGCAACGGTACAAGCTGTTTGATGATCCGAAGCTGGGATGGTTTTACAACTGGTCGTGCCCGGCTACTTATCGGCCCGACGGAAGCGACACGGGTGCGGACTTAGTCGCGCGTCCTCAAGTGCTGCACGATTGGGTGTTCAATCTCTACACCGGCTACGGCGATTCCGAGGGAGACTACATTCACAAGCGAAGCATCTTCATGGGCGAGCGTTTAGGCAGCGTCTACGAGTTGGCGGCGCTTTATAGCCCACGACGCTCGGACTTGCCGTACGTTTGCCGACGACGAAGCGATGATCAAAACGTTGTGTTTCTGACTCCGTGGCGAGACAGCCACTACGGTCAATGGAATAACCCCACGAAGATTCACGCTGGAATTGGTAACGCGATTCGAAAACAGTTTTACCTGTCTGACCTTGACGGAGTTACCAAAGTAGTGTCCGCCATCATTCTTGGCCCCGATGGCGACCTCGATCTCAAAATCCCAACGGATGGCGGAAAGTGGCACTACGAGATCAACGGGCATCGCTACCCATTGGCGCAAGCCGGCGGGTTCAATACCACCTCGAACTACCAAGGCACGGGCATGAGCGTTCATCGCTTCGAAATCCCACTCGCCATCCTAAATTCGTCGAGCCAATAA
- the pheS gene encoding phenylalanine--tRNA ligase subunit alpha: protein MSLDSFVATLSKLEDEARAAFEQATDIDSLEEARVKYLGAKSGVLKDVAKQMGTIDKSDRPTAGQKLNACKSNVESAFAQSQERLGNDGPDGIDPTFDPTLPGVRPNIGHVHPITQTINHLMEIMGRMGFEAAEGPEVEDPWHNFVALNIPEDHPARDPLDNFYLASAASMAGDKGVKRENVEGTRLLRSQTSTVQIRVMENTQPPIRIISLGRVYRPDQPDATHFPMFHQMEGLLVDTNVTMANLKTVLRVFANNYLGDDVEIRFRPSFFPFTEPSVEVDFFWNGSWIEFGGAGMVDPDVFKAVGYDPDKVSGFAFGLGVERLCMRRHGITDIRDLYSGDLRFLRQF from the coding sequence ATGTCGCTCGATTCTTTCGTCGCGACCCTCAGCAAGTTAGAAGACGAAGCCCGGGCCGCATTCGAGCAAGCCACGGACATCGATTCACTTGAAGAGGCACGCGTCAAATACCTGGGTGCCAAAAGCGGTGTGCTCAAGGATGTAGCCAAGCAAATGGGCACGATCGATAAATCCGATCGGCCCACTGCCGGGCAAAAGCTCAACGCTTGTAAGTCCAACGTCGAATCCGCATTCGCCCAGTCGCAAGAGCGTCTTGGCAATGATGGTCCCGACGGCATCGACCCCACCTTCGATCCAACCCTGCCTGGTGTTCGGCCCAACATCGGCCACGTTCACCCAATCACGCAAACCATCAATCACTTGATGGAGATCATGGGCCGCATGGGCTTTGAGGCTGCTGAGGGTCCCGAGGTTGAAGACCCGTGGCACAACTTCGTGGCGCTGAATATCCCCGAAGATCATCCCGCTCGCGATCCGCTTGATAACTTCTACCTTGCATCGGCAGCGTCGATGGCGGGTGACAAGGGTGTCAAACGAGAGAACGTTGAGGGCACGCGTTTGCTTCGCAGTCAAACCAGCACCGTGCAAATTCGCGTGATGGAAAATACTCAGCCGCCCATTCGAATTATCTCGCTGGGCCGCGTTTATCGGCCGGACCAACCTGACGCGACACACTTCCCGATGTTCCATCAAATGGAAGGTCTGTTGGTCGACACGAATGTCACCATGGCTAACCTGAAGACAGTGTTGCGAGTGTTCGCCAATAACTATCTTGGTGACGACGTCGAGATTCGTTTTCGCCCTTCCTTCTTTCCGTTTACCGAACCAAGCGTCGAAGTCGACTTCTTTTGGAATGGTTCATGGATCGAGTTTGGCGGGGCTGGCATGGTCGATCCGGATGTGTTCAAGGCGGTCGGTTATGACCCCGATAAGGTTTCAGGCTTCGCTTTTGGCCTCGGTGTCGAACGATTGTGCATGCGGCGTCATGGAATCACCGACATTCGCGATCTATACAGCGGCGACCTGCGGTTCTTGCGCCAGTTCTAG
- a CDS encoding large ribosomal subunit protein bL35, with protein MASKAKKTKIKTHKGTKKRIRLSATGKAMHRSSGTSHLAQAVSAKRRRNLRGTTAMATCMEPTVHASLNGHSY; from the coding sequence ATGGCAAGCAAAGCCAAGAAAACAAAGATCAAGACTCACAAGGGAACCAAGAAGCGGATCCGTCTGAGTGCAACTGGCAAGGCCATGCACCGCAGCAGCGGAACCAGTCACTTGGCTCAAGCAGTCTCAGCTAAGCGTCGGCGAAACCTTCGTGGTACCACCGCGATGGCTACCTGCATGGAACCAACCGTTCATGCTTCGCTTAACGGCCACAGCTACTAA
- the rplT gene encoding 50S ribosomal protein L20, translating into MRTTTGSTRHKAKKRLFKRAKGYNGGRGKLIRSVKETLLRSGAYAFRDRRVRKRDFRKLWIIRINAAVRQHDLRYSEFIYGLKLANIEMDRKTLSEMAIHDEAGFKDVCDKVKEALASKAA; encoded by the coding sequence ATGCGGACTACTACCGGATCAACTCGGCATAAGGCAAAGAAGCGTCTTTTCAAGCGAGCCAAGGGCTACAACGGCGGCCGCGGTAAGCTGATCCGCAGCGTCAAAGAAACGTTGCTTCGCAGTGGTGCGTACGCCTTCCGCGATCGTCGCGTTCGCAAACGTGATTTCCGCAAGCTTTGGATCATTCGTATCAACGCTGCCGTTCGCCAACACGACCTGCGTTACAGCGAATTCATCTACGGCCTGAAACTGGCCAACATCGAGATGGACCGTAAGACTCTGTCCGAGATGGCTATTCACGACGAAGCTGGCTTCAAAGATGTCTGCGATAAGGTCAAAGAAGCTCTCGCCTCGAAAGCTGCTTAA
- a CDS encoding RluA family pseudouridine synthase: MSNDNAPESDAGDSSGDPDEGEVIRDFVVPEESRGMRLDFFLCQLCDGYSRTQIRAAVQEGAAEVDGKVVRPSLKLKAGQKVRFELPELPPDDTVPENIVIDVLHEDDSIVVVNKSAGMVVHPARGNWSGTLTSALAYRFQNLSDVGGPSRPGIVHRLDRDTSGVIVIAKTNAAHTHLSQQFHDRLVEKEYFAITGAPIDRDRDLIEAPIGRHPYQRDKQAIREDHETSRPASTFYEVISRHGRFTQVRLKPKTGRTHQLRVHLAHIGSPIICDRLYAGHAEVTESMLRGLPRKPGEPIVLDRQALHARRLTITHPQSGERMTFEAPIAQDIARVIAILQTPAS, translated from the coding sequence GTGAGTAACGACAACGCGCCCGAATCGGATGCCGGTGACTCGTCGGGCGATCCGGACGAAGGCGAAGTGATTCGTGACTTCGTCGTGCCGGAAGAATCTCGCGGGATGCGTCTCGACTTTTTCTTATGTCAGTTGTGCGATGGCTATTCGCGGACTCAGATACGCGCCGCGGTGCAGGAAGGCGCCGCGGAGGTTGACGGCAAGGTCGTTCGCCCCAGCTTAAAGTTAAAGGCGGGCCAGAAGGTTCGTTTTGAGCTTCCTGAATTGCCGCCCGACGATACGGTTCCTGAGAACATCGTGATCGATGTGTTGCACGAAGATGATTCAATCGTCGTCGTGAACAAGTCCGCGGGAATGGTAGTGCACCCGGCTCGAGGTAACTGGAGCGGTACGTTGACCAGCGCGCTGGCCTACCGCTTTCAGAATCTTTCCGATGTCGGCGGACCATCTCGGCCGGGAATCGTGCATCGTCTCGATCGTGACACCAGCGGTGTGATTGTGATCGCCAAGACCAACGCGGCTCACACGCACCTGTCCCAACAATTTCATGATCGCTTGGTCGAAAAAGAATACTTTGCGATCACCGGTGCCCCCATCGATCGCGATCGTGACCTGATCGAAGCACCCATCGGCCGACATCCGTATCAGCGGGACAAACAAGCAATTCGTGAGGACCACGAAACGAGTCGTCCGGCGTCAACGTTCTATGAAGTGATATCGAGGCACGGCCGGTTTACTCAGGTTCGTTTGAAGCCAAAGACCGGTCGCACTCATCAATTGCGTGTCCACTTGGCGCACATCGGATCGCCGATCATCTGCGATCGTTTGTACGCCGGTCATGCGGAAGTGACCGAATCGATGTTGCGCGGATTGCCTCGGAAGCCCGGTGAGCCCATCGTCTTGGATCGTCAGGCACTGCACGCCCGACGGTTGACGATCACGCATCCGCAATCGGGTGAACGGATGACGTTCGAAGCACCAATTGCCCAAGACATCGCCCGTGTTATCGCGATCCTGCAAACGCCGGCTTCCTAA
- a CDS encoding PEGA domain-containing protein produces the protein MPVRVSHTAGFTIAIALIMLACSGCVRRRMTVRTNPPGATVSVDNQVIGTSPAASSFVYYGTREFRIEKDGYRTETIRRKINPPWYEAPGLDFIAESLWPGEIRDERIIDVELVPKTLESPENLVGRADALRTQSRLGVVTAPSP, from the coding sequence GTGCCCGTCCGAGTTTCACATACCGCTGGTTTCACCATCGCGATCGCGCTGATCATGCTCGCTTGCTCGGGATGTGTGCGTCGTCGAATGACGGTACGCACCAATCCTCCGGGGGCCACGGTCTCGGTCGACAACCAAGTGATTGGAACGTCTCCCGCTGCGTCGTCGTTCGTCTATTATGGCACTCGTGAATTTCGCATCGAGAAAGACGGCTATCGCACCGAAACGATCCGTCGAAAAATCAATCCGCCCTGGTATGAAGCTCCGGGCCTAGATTTCATTGCCGAATCGTTGTGGCCTGGCGAAATTCGCGACGAACGCATCATTGACGTGGAACTGGTGCCCAAGACCCTTGAATCGCCAGAGAATTTAGTTGGACGAGCCGACGCGTTGCGAACCCAATCCCGACTCGGCGTCGTCACGGCCCCGTCGCCGTAA
- a CDS encoding DUF2237 family protein — protein MAKNVLGSDLQSCSTNPMTGFFRDGCCNTGGEDAGLHVICCQVTAEFLDFSKARGNDLTTPMPMYRFPGLVPGDRWCLCAARWKEAYDAGMAPPVILESCHISSLEFASLEELQEHAVEL, from the coding sequence ATGGCAAAAAATGTGCTTGGAAGTGATCTGCAATCTTGCAGCACCAACCCCATGACGGGCTTCTTTCGCGATGGATGTTGTAATACAGGCGGCGAAGACGCAGGTTTGCACGTTATTTGCTGCCAGGTGACGGCAGAGTTTTTGGACTTCAGCAAGGCTCGGGGCAACGACTTGACGACTCCCATGCCGATGTACCGGTTTCCGGGGCTCGTTCCCGGTGATCGTTGGTGTTTATGTGCGGCGAGGTGGAAAGAAGCTTACGATGCGGGAATGGCTCCACCCGTCATTCTTGAGTCTTGCCACATCTCTTCGCTTGAATTTGCGTCGCTCGAGGAATTACAGGAACACGCGGTCGAGCTATAG
- a CDS encoding ATP-dependent helicase has protein sequence MDAIFQDLTDAQREAVTHVDGPLLILAGPGSGKTRVVTHRIAHMLANGVRPWQIAALTFTNKAAEEMRSRVDALAPGQPVWMGTFHRFCAQLLRRYGGMVGLSENYSIYDMSDAKQAMKRAIAAADVSTTHASPEQIAAAISRSKNRLITPEMMEGHSLTPGDTIAAKVYPVYQQQLLTANAVDFDDLLLHIARLIRENPEVRAELDAKFKYILVDEYQDTNLAQYAIVRALSIDNPNLAVTGDPDQSIYGWRGADLNNILDFEKDYPSVKTVRLEKNYRSTPNVLRVADQLIRHNQKRKQKDLFTDNPEGDPVVLRIFEDGYKEADGIADEIAAAISTEGLKPSDFAVFCRMNALTRSLEHAFRARALPYQIVNGVEFYQRREIKDLLAYLHLVNNPNHDVAFQRVVNVPTRGVGAKTIEKIRAHADYHRIPMLEAARHASSIEGLAKRSASAVTKFVSIYDRLCIKATATLEDLIRYLIEEIGYEAYLEKSMVEQQDSNPMANVDEFVTAAVEFDRRHPEDGSLDAFLEQVALVADTDALDGSTDRVTLMTLHAAKGLEFPCVYIIGVEDDLIPHSRSKSTEQEFEEERRLLFVGITRAEQRLQLSLCKRRAVRGDIRPVIPSPFLNELPLEDIKRIESAVERNWFDEEFDQSYPDSWDLPDLSDSDGADSDLGDIDQAGSAAHRKGSGSIGDDTDFVSEMPTLMNVVDEAAQVPAPPTSASSVSSKPKKKMILSGLKTGADMLSGGATPLTAYREGVQVRHGEHGEGTIIAVTGRGPKRTAKVQFDDGEHSFRLAYAKLELVDSP, from the coding sequence ATGGATGCGATCTTCCAAGACTTGACGGATGCCCAGCGAGAAGCCGTGACGCACGTGGACGGGCCGCTGCTGATCTTGGCTGGCCCTGGGTCGGGAAAGACTCGGGTGGTGACACATCGAATCGCTCACATGCTGGCCAACGGAGTTCGTCCCTGGCAAATCGCAGCCTTGACGTTCACCAACAAAGCCGCTGAAGAAATGCGGTCGCGAGTCGACGCGCTCGCTCCTGGGCAACCGGTTTGGATGGGAACCTTTCACCGGTTTTGCGCTCAATTGCTGCGACGCTACGGTGGCATGGTCGGACTGAGCGAGAACTACTCGATCTATGACATGTCCGATGCCAAGCAAGCGATGAAACGAGCCATCGCGGCGGCGGACGTATCGACGACTCATGCGTCACCCGAGCAAATCGCGGCGGCAATCAGCCGATCCAAGAATCGTTTGATCACGCCCGAGATGATGGAAGGCCATTCGTTAACACCGGGCGATACCATCGCGGCGAAGGTCTACCCGGTTTATCAGCAACAACTATTGACCGCCAACGCCGTCGACTTCGACGACTTATTGCTTCACATCGCGCGACTGATTCGCGAAAACCCCGAAGTACGAGCAGAACTCGACGCCAAGTTCAAATACATCCTGGTTGACGAATACCAGGACACCAACCTGGCCCAATACGCGATCGTACGCGCCCTTTCGATCGACAATCCCAATCTTGCGGTTACCGGCGACCCCGATCAATCCATTTACGGATGGCGTGGTGCCGACCTGAACAACATCCTTGACTTTGAAAAGGACTATCCGAGCGTCAAAACAGTTCGATTGGAAAAGAACTATCGCAGCACACCCAATGTGTTGCGAGTAGCCGATCAACTGATTCGTCACAATCAAAAACGCAAACAAAAAGACCTGTTCACCGATAACCCCGAAGGCGACCCCGTCGTGCTTCGAATTTTCGAGGACGGCTATAAAGAGGCCGATGGAATTGCTGACGAGATCGCCGCCGCGATCTCAACCGAAGGTCTTAAGCCAAGCGATTTCGCCGTCTTTTGCCGCATGAACGCGTTGACCCGTTCGCTTGAACACGCCTTCCGTGCTCGCGCGCTGCCGTACCAAATCGTCAACGGCGTCGAGTTTTATCAACGTCGCGAAATCAAGGATTTGTTGGCCTATCTGCACTTGGTCAACAACCCGAATCACGATGTCGCGTTCCAACGAGTCGTTAACGTTCCTACGCGTGGAGTAGGTGCGAAGACGATCGAGAAGATTCGTGCTCATGCCGATTATCATCGCATCCCCATGCTCGAAGCAGCCCGACATGCGTCGTCGATCGAAGGGTTGGCCAAACGATCGGCATCTGCAGTTACGAAATTCGTTTCGATATACGATCGCTTGTGCATTAAAGCGACCGCGACCTTGGAAGATCTGATCCGCTACTTGATTGAAGAAATTGGCTACGAAGCCTATCTCGAAAAGTCGATGGTGGAACAGCAGGACAGCAACCCGATGGCGAACGTTGACGAATTCGTTACCGCAGCGGTGGAGTTTGACCGCCGACATCCCGAAGACGGATCGCTTGATGCGTTCTTGGAACAAGTAGCACTGGTGGCCGATACCGACGCGTTGGATGGATCGACCGACCGCGTGACCCTGATGACGCTTCACGCCGCCAAGGGCCTGGAATTTCCATGCGTGTACATCATCGGCGTTGAAGACGACCTGATACCGCATTCAAGATCCAAGAGCACCGAACAAGAATTCGAAGAGGAGCGTCGCTTATTGTTCGTCGGCATCACGCGGGCTGAACAACGATTGCAGTTGAGCCTATGTAAGCGACGGGCGGTGCGAGGCGATATTCGGCCGGTAATTCCGAGCCCCTTTCTTAACGAACTTCCGCTCGAGGACATCAAGCGGATCGAAAGCGCAGTCGAACGCAATTGGTTCGATGAGGAATTCGACCAAAGCTACCCTGATTCGTGGGACCTGCCTGACTTGAGCGATAGCGATGGCGCGGATTCCGATCTCGGCGATATCGACCAGGCTGGTTCAGCCGCTCACCGTAAGGGTTCCGGATCGATCGGCGACGACACTGATTTTGTCAGCGAGATGCCGACCCTGATGAACGTCGTCGATGAAGCCGCACAAGTTCCTGCTCCGCCGACCTCAGCGTCCTCGGTATCATCCAAGCCCAAGAAGAAGATGATTCTGAGCGGCCTGAAGACAGGGGCGGATATGCTTTCCGGTGGTGCAACGCCGTTGACGGCCTATCGCGAGGGAGTCCAGGTGCGGCACGGCGAACATGGCGAAGGCACGATAATCGCGGTCACCGGCCGCGGCCCCAAGCGAACTGCCAAGGTCCAATTTGATGATGGGGAACACAGCTTTCGTTTGGCTTACGCCAAGCTTGAATTGGTCGATTCGCCCTAA
- a CDS encoding YfgM family protein, translating to MNDRRHELQENELAVHIGRINQSIEPYSKLIAVVVGALFIAGIAWLFYSTQQTEQRSDATLELIQAADSGDPEVLATVSDTYPGTIAGNWARVYQGNEYLAQGIDALYKDRENAAQLLGDARNAFSNSLVNASDPLLLSRAHFGLARTAESLGELDEAVEQYKKTIAIGESEAMIEKAQSRIDSLAKADTKQFLAWFADQDFSPAEPSLPPSLPDANELPDLPDLSLDLPELDLPGGEDSDVMDKESEMDLPSDESGEPTTPEVTAEPEMEAEAEPATETKPETAAAESASE from the coding sequence ATGAACGATCGTCGTCACGAACTGCAAGAAAACGAATTGGCCGTCCATATTGGCCGGATTAACCAATCGATCGAGCCCTATTCAAAGCTGATCGCGGTTGTCGTGGGTGCCTTGTTCATTGCGGGCATTGCTTGGTTGTTCTACAGCACCCAGCAAACCGAGCAGCGTAGCGATGCAACGCTTGAACTGATTCAAGCCGCCGACTCGGGTGACCCCGAAGTGTTGGCGACCGTTAGTGACACCTACCCCGGAACCATCGCTGGCAATTGGGCTCGCGTGTATCAGGGGAACGAATATTTGGCACAAGGCATTGATGCGCTTTACAAAGATCGCGAGAACGCTGCTCAGTTGCTCGGCGATGCTCGCAACGCATTTTCAAACTCACTCGTTAACGCCAGTGACCCGTTGCTGCTTTCGCGTGCTCACTTTGGCCTAGCCCGTACCGCCGAATCGCTCGGCGAATTGGACGAAGCGGTTGAACAGTACAAGAAAACGATTGCGATCGGCGAATCTGAAGCGATGATCGAAAAGGCTCAAAGTCGAATCGATAGTCTCGCGAAAGCCGATACTAAGCAATTCTTGGCTTGGTTTGCGGATCAGGATTTCTCACCTGCGGAACCTTCTTTGCCTCCATCGTTGCCGGACGCCAACGAGCTTCCTGACCTGCCCGATCTTAGTCTCGACCTTCCTGAACTGGACCTGCCCGGCGGCGAAGACTCGGACGTGATGGACAAGGAATCCGAAATGGACTTGCCGAGTGATGAGTCTGGCGAGCCAACGACTCCGGAAGTAACGGCCGAGCCAGAAATGGAAGCCGAAGCCGAACCAGCAACTGAGACCAAACCAGAGACAGCCGCCGCTGAATCAGCGAGTGAGTAA